A genomic window from Halorubrum lacusprofundi ATCC 49239 includes:
- a CDS encoding carboxypeptidase M32, giving the protein MATEAAADDAADAPEAYDALLDRVRRWNAVGSAAGVLGWDQQVMMPEGGTPARSKQLSTLSSIRHDMVTDEETGDLLDELADADLTDERAAVVREIRRDYERADAVPVELVEEISETGTEALQAWEEAKAEDDFDAFAPYLEKHVELKREYAEHIDPDRDPYEVLFEDYEPCLSMERAESILEELRETLVPMIDAIRESDADLAVDTFEGTFPEAEQEALARETLELVGYDFDRGRLDVSSHPFTAGNQFDCRVTTRFDESDPLGAIGSTIHEFGHAQYNLGLPQEQFGTPLGESRDLSVHESQSRLWENHVGRSRAFWELFLPTFQEHFPETDDATVEDAYQAFNQVHEDNLIRVEADELTYHLHIVVRFEIERDLVRGDLAIEDVPEAWNDKYEEYLGIRPDNDAEGCLQDIHWSHGNFGYFPTYSLGSVMAAQLFAAAESEIDDLDDQIAAGEFDDLREWLGENVHQHGSRYETNELVKRATGEDFSADAFTDYVEEKYGELYGI; this is encoded by the coding sequence ATGGCAACGGAAGCCGCGGCCGACGACGCAGCCGACGCCCCCGAGGCGTACGACGCCCTCCTGGACCGCGTTCGACGCTGGAACGCGGTCGGGAGCGCCGCCGGCGTGCTCGGGTGGGACCAACAGGTGATGATGCCCGAAGGGGGCACTCCCGCGCGGTCGAAGCAGCTCTCGACGCTCTCCTCGATCCGCCACGACATGGTCACCGACGAGGAGACGGGCGACCTGCTCGACGAACTCGCCGACGCCGACCTCACCGACGAGCGGGCGGCGGTCGTGCGCGAGATCCGCCGCGACTACGAACGCGCCGACGCCGTCCCCGTCGAGCTCGTCGAGGAGATCTCCGAGACGGGCACGGAAGCGCTACAGGCGTGGGAGGAGGCGAAAGCCGAGGACGACTTCGACGCGTTCGCACCCTACTTGGAGAAGCACGTCGAACTGAAACGCGAGTACGCCGAGCACATCGACCCCGACCGCGACCCTTACGAGGTGCTCTTCGAGGACTACGAGCCGTGCCTCTCGATGGAGCGCGCGGAGTCGATCCTCGAGGAGCTCCGCGAGACGCTCGTCCCCATGATCGACGCGATCCGCGAGTCCGACGCCGACCTCGCCGTCGACACCTTCGAGGGAACCTTCCCAGAAGCGGAGCAGGAGGCGCTGGCGCGCGAGACGCTCGAACTGGTCGGCTACGACTTCGACCGCGGCCGGCTCGACGTCTCCTCGCACCCGTTCACCGCGGGAAACCAGTTCGACTGCCGGGTGACCACCCGATTCGACGAGTCCGACCCGCTCGGCGCGATCGGCTCGACGATCCACGAGTTCGGCCACGCGCAGTACAACCTCGGGCTCCCGCAGGAGCAGTTCGGGACCCCGCTCGGGGAATCCCGTGATCTGTCGGTCCACGAGTCGCAGTCGCGGCTCTGGGAGAACCACGTTGGTCGCAGCCGGGCGTTCTGGGAGCTGTTCCTCCCGACCTTCCAAGAGCACTTCCCGGAGACCGACGACGCCACCGTCGAGGACGCCTATCAGGCGTTCAATCAGGTCCACGAGGACAACCTCATTCGCGTCGAGGCCGACGAACTCACCTATCACCTCCACATCGTCGTCCGGTTCGAGATCGAACGCGACCTGGTCCGCGGCGACCTCGCGATTGAGGACGTACCCGAGGCCTGGAACGACAAGTACGAGGAGTACCTCGGAATCCGCCCCGACAACGACGCCGAGGGCTGCCTGCAGGACATCCACTGGAGCCACGGCAACTTCGGCTACTTCCCCACTTACTCGCTCGGCTCCGTGATGGCCGCCCAGCTGTTCGCGGCCGCCGAATCGGAGATCGACGACCTCGACGACCAGATCGCCGCGGGCGAGTTCGACGACCTTCGGGAGTGGCTCGGTGAGAACGTCCATCAGCACGGCTCCCGCTACGAGACGAACGAGCTGGTGAAACGCGCCACCGGCGAGGACTTCTCGGCGGACGCCTTTACCGACTACGTCGAGGAGAAGTACGGCGAGCTGTACGGTATATAA
- a CDS encoding threonine aldolase family protein: MEIDEDTIDLRSDTVTTPSEAMREAARDAEVGDDVYRDDPTVNELERRAADAVGTEAALYVPSGTMANQIAVHVHTEPGQELLLERESHIYRWELAGASKLSGTQTRTIDAGDRCVPTPESVREGLVEEDLHRPGTGLLSLENTHNYRGGTAIPVNQITAAAEVARDADVPVHLDGARVFNAAVALGVDASEIVAPVDTVTFCLSKGLGAPVGSIVAGDEAFVEDARRVRKLFGGGMRQAGMIAAPGLLALENVDRLVDDHANAERLATGLDALDGIHAPEPDTNIVVAHTEDAGITASDLVTACKDAGVGCVEFAEYTTRFTTHLDVDGDDIDAAIDRIGDVIAELA; encoded by the coding sequence ATGGAGATCGACGAGGACACCATCGACCTGCGATCCGACACCGTCACGACTCCCTCTGAGGCGATGCGCGAGGCCGCCCGCGACGCCGAGGTCGGCGACGACGTGTACCGGGACGACCCGACTGTCAACGAGTTAGAGCGCCGCGCCGCCGATGCGGTCGGCACCGAGGCCGCGCTGTACGTCCCCTCCGGGACGATGGCCAACCAGATCGCCGTCCATGTTCACACCGAGCCCGGACAGGAACTCCTCTTAGAGCGCGAGTCTCACATCTACCGGTGGGAGCTGGCGGGCGCGTCGAAGCTCTCGGGCACCCAGACCCGAACGATCGATGCGGGCGATCGCTGCGTCCCGACGCCCGAGTCGGTCCGAGAGGGGCTCGTCGAGGAGGACCTCCACCGGCCCGGCACCGGACTCCTGTCGCTGGAGAACACCCACAACTACCGCGGCGGGACGGCGATCCCCGTCAACCAGATCACCGCAGCTGCCGAGGTCGCTCGCGACGCCGACGTGCCGGTCCACCTCGACGGCGCGCGCGTGTTCAACGCCGCGGTCGCGCTCGGCGTCGACGCGAGCGAAATCGTCGCGCCCGTCGACACCGTCACCTTCTGTCTCTCCAAGGGGCTCGGCGCGCCCGTCGGCTCGATCGTCGCCGGCGACGAGGCGTTCGTCGAGGACGCCCGACGCGTCCGCAAGCTGTTCGGCGGCGGGATGCGACAGGCCGGGATGATCGCCGCGCCGGGTCTGCTCGCCCTCGAAAACGTCGACCGGCTCGTCGACGACCACGCCAACGCCGAGCGACTCGCGACCGGCCTCGACGCGCTCGACGGGATCCACGCGCCCGAACCCGACACGAACATCGTCGTCGCGCACACCGAGGACGCCGGAATCACGGCATCCGACCTCGTGACGGCCTGTAAGGATGCGGGCGTCGGCTGCGTGGAGTTCGCCGAGTACACGACGCGATTCACCACCCACCTCGACGTCGACGGCGATGACATCGACGCCGCGATCGACCGGATCGGCGACGTGATCGCGGAGCTGGCGTAG
- the pyrI gene encoding aspartate carbamoyltransferase regulatory subunit, with product MSDHELRVSKIRDGTVIDHVEGGQALNVLAILGIDGSEGYGVSVGMNVPSDRLGRKDIVKVEERELSQSEVDVLSLIAPEATINIVRDFEVVEKNRVTRPDSVTGVLSCPNRNCITNAGEPIDTRFDVVADGVRCDYCSTILRSDIADYIDV from the coding sequence ATGAGCGACCACGAGCTGCGCGTCTCGAAGATCCGCGACGGCACCGTGATCGACCACGTCGAGGGCGGGCAGGCGCTCAACGTACTCGCGATCTTGGGCATCGACGGCTCCGAGGGGTACGGCGTCTCGGTCGGGATGAACGTCCCCTCGGACCGACTCGGCCGCAAGGACATCGTGAAGGTGGAGGAACGGGAACTTTCGCAGTCGGAGGTCGACGTGCTCTCGCTGATCGCGCCCGAGGCGACGATCAACATCGTCCGCGACTTCGAGGTGGTCGAGAAGAACCGCGTCACCCGCCCCGACAGCGTAACTGGCGTGCTCTCGTGTCCGAACCGCAACTGCATCACGAACGCCGGCGAGCCGATCGACACCCGGTTCGACGTGGTCGCCGACGGCGTCCGCTGCGACTACTGCTCGACGATCCTCCGGAGCGACATCGCCGACTACATCGACGTCTGA
- the pyrB gene encoding aspartate carbamoyltransferase translates to MRQDHLITATQLSRDDIEAVLDRAREVADDPAAYADRHAGSVLALCFFEPSTRTRMSFDSAAKRLGMNTIGMGDVDSSSVSKGESLSDTVRVIEGYADALVLRHPSEGAATLAAERVSVPVVNAGDGAGQHPSQTLLDLHTIRENHGLDDLTVGIMGDLKYGRTVHSLAAALTEFDANQHFISPESLRLPRSVRFDLHETGAQVREHTDLEGVLGELDVLYVTRIQKERFPDENEYHRVAGEYQIDAETLEDAPDDLTVMHPLPRVDEIAPDVDETDHATYFEQAHNGIPVRMALLDILLENAEGDEGMEVDR, encoded by the coding sequence ATGCGTCAGGACCACCTCATCACCGCGACCCAGCTCTCGCGGGATGACATCGAGGCGGTGCTCGACCGGGCCCGGGAGGTCGCCGACGACCCCGCCGCCTACGCGGACCGGCACGCCGGCAGCGTACTCGCGCTCTGTTTCTTCGAGCCGAGCACGCGCACCCGGATGAGCTTCGACAGCGCGGCCAAACGCCTCGGGATGAATACGATCGGCATGGGCGACGTCGACTCCTCGTCGGTCTCGAAAGGGGAGTCGCTCTCGGACACCGTTCGCGTCATCGAGGGCTACGCGGACGCATTGGTACTCCGCCACCCCAGCGAGGGCGCCGCGACACTGGCCGCGGAGCGCGTCTCCGTCCCCGTCGTCAACGCCGGTGACGGCGCGGGCCAACACCCCTCACAGACCCTCCTCGATCTCCACACGATCCGCGAGAACCACGGACTCGACGACCTCACGGTCGGGATCATGGGCGATCTGAAGTACGGCCGCACGGTCCACTCGCTGGCCGCGGCGCTCACGGAGTTCGACGCCAACCAGCACTTCATCAGTCCGGAGTCGCTGCGGCTCCCACGCTCCGTGCGCTTCGACCTCCACGAAACCGGCGCACAGGTGCGCGAACACACCGATCTGGAGGGCGTGCTCGGCGAGCTCGACGTGCTGTACGTCACCCGGATCCAGAAGGAACGGTTCCCGGACGAAAACGAGTACCACCGCGTCGCCGGCGAGTACCAGATCGACGCCGAGACGCTCGAAGATGCGCCCGACGACCTCACCGTGATGCACCCGCTTCCCCGCGTCGACGAGATCGCGCCCGACGTCGACGAGACCGATCACGCGACGTACTTCGAGCAGGCGCACAACGGGATCCCGGTGCGGATGGCGCTGCTCGACATCCTCCTCGAGAACGCCGAGGGCGACGAGGGGATGGAGGTGGACCGATGA
- a CDS encoding ASCH domain-containing protein, which produces MSANDPADLLPNDRVKQAALDGDVTQLHRGNRYGEEGDAFEVDGVTFELTEVTERTLGDMTDEDAKREGSPSLEAYKERMVHAHGGSFDWDDDADVVRHRFRRAE; this is translated from the coding sequence ATGTCCGCCAACGATCCCGCCGACCTGCTCCCGAACGATCGCGTGAAACAGGCTGCGCTCGACGGCGACGTGACCCAGCTCCACCGCGGGAACCGGTACGGCGAGGAGGGCGACGCCTTCGAGGTCGACGGCGTCACCTTCGAGCTGACCGAGGTCACCGAGCGCACCCTCGGCGACATGACCGACGAGGACGCGAAACGAGAGGGGTCGCCGTCGCTAGAGGCGTACAAGGAACGAATGGTTCACGCGCACGGCGGGAGCTTCGACTGGGACGACGACGCCGACGTAGTCCGACACCGGTTCCGGCGGGCGGAGTGA
- a CDS encoding DUF2797 domain-containing protein, whose product MQVVGYESGEGFTVASGGAVEFVEATAGTELAFGLGDRRCAGTVHNGEHIACDAADTPYCDAHGSVWVCARCTGTCLKDEMDCHEEHAVYLAAFAPDVWKVGVTRLWRLETRLREQGADRAAHIRTYPDGQIAREVEAELAERDNLVDRVRVPTKLRGFGRSVDAAAWESLLDGFDPIERFAFDYGLDLDDRPVAETMAAGTVRGWKGRVLVLDRGGSTYAVDARDLVGYELTEEVPDRELQSSLGAFGG is encoded by the coding sequence GTGCAGGTCGTCGGCTACGAGTCGGGCGAAGGGTTCACCGTCGCCAGCGGCGGCGCGGTCGAGTTCGTCGAGGCGACCGCCGGTACGGAGCTCGCCTTCGGGCTCGGCGACCGCCGCTGTGCGGGAACCGTCCACAACGGCGAACATATCGCCTGCGACGCCGCCGACACCCCTTACTGCGATGCCCATGGGAGCGTCTGGGTCTGCGCCCGCTGTACGGGGACGTGTTTAAAAGACGAGATGGACTGCCACGAGGAGCACGCGGTGTACCTCGCGGCGTTCGCGCCCGACGTGTGGAAGGTGGGCGTCACGCGCCTGTGGCGGCTGGAGACCCGGCTCCGCGAGCAGGGCGCCGACCGCGCGGCTCACATCCGGACGTACCCGGACGGGCAGATCGCGCGCGAGGTCGAGGCCGAACTGGCTGAGCGCGACAATCTCGTCGATCGGGTACGCGTCCCGACGAAGCTCAGGGGATTCGGTCGCAGCGTGGACGCAGCGGCGTGGGAGTCGCTGCTGGACGGGTTCGATCCGATCGAGCGGTTCGCGTTCGATTACGGCCTCGACCTCGACGACCGTCCCGTCGCGGAGACGATGGCGGCCGGGACGGTCCGAGGCTGGAAGGGGCGCGTGCTCGTGCTCGATCGCGGCGGGTCGACCTACGCGGTCGACGCCCGCGATCTGGTCGGCTACGAACTCACCGAGGAAGTGCCGGATCGAGAGCTCCAGTCGAGTTTGGGCGCGTTCGGCGGGTGA
- a CDS encoding phosphatase PAP2 family protein: protein MFPEGRSIGVTEALHGSVPDPVLVLFALLTQLGDVWFLFLLGGMLYVAGDELPRWGIDRRRGLFILGLLLTYVALIGVLKGFFLFPRPVGAGDPPVVRWVPSVLQWVFADITTADGPGFPSGHTFGSTLVWGGFALIVGEGKRSRAWLAFAGAVVGIVSLSRLVLGVHYLVDVVVGVGLGLVVLGALYVVADRGTVPGRVLLVSVGVGVLGLLQGASFESVAALGSAVGAWLVWRGVADSTPAHPSNRREVGAGSVILGLAGGFFALLYVIEPPLLVAFFGSAIAVGSTVAAPLAGEKLGGEYGA, encoded by the coding sequence ATGTTCCCAGAGGGCCGCAGTATCGGAGTCACCGAGGCGCTCCACGGGTCGGTACCGGACCCGGTTCTCGTGCTCTTCGCACTGCTCACGCAACTCGGTGACGTTTGGTTCCTCTTTCTGCTCGGGGGCATGCTCTACGTCGCCGGCGACGAGCTCCCCCGGTGGGGAATCGACCGGCGGCGCGGTCTATTCATCCTCGGCCTCCTGCTCACGTACGTCGCCCTCATCGGGGTTCTCAAAGGGTTCTTCCTGTTTCCGCGCCCGGTCGGAGCGGGTGACCCGCCCGTTGTACGGTGGGTTCCGTCCGTCCTCCAATGGGTGTTCGCCGATATCACCACGGCGGACGGGCCGGGGTTCCCGAGCGGTCACACCTTCGGAAGCACGCTGGTGTGGGGCGGGTTCGCGCTCATTGTTGGAGAGGGAAAACGGTCGCGTGCGTGGCTGGCATTCGCGGGCGCCGTCGTCGGGATCGTCTCGCTCTCGCGGCTCGTCTTAGGGGTCCACTACCTCGTAGACGTCGTGGTCGGAGTCGGTCTCGGGCTGGTGGTACTGGGGGCGCTCTACGTCGTCGCCGACCGCGGTACCGTCCCCGGTCGGGTGCTCCTCGTTAGCGTCGGCGTCGGGGTGTTAGGGTTGCTGCAGGGGGCCTCCTTCGAGAGCGTGGCCGCGCTCGGAAGCGCCGTCGGCGCGTGGCTCGTGTGGCGCGGCGTCGCCGATTCGACGCCGGCCCACCCGTCGAACCGCCGAGAAGTCGGTGCCGGATCCGTCATCCTCGGACTCGCAGGGGGTTTCTTCGCGCTCCTGTACGTCATCGAACCACCGCTGCTGGTCGCGTTCTTCGGTTCCGCCATCGCCGTCGGCAGTACGGTCGCCGCCCCGCTGGCCGGTGAGAAACTCGGCGGGGAGTACGGTGCTTGA
- a CDS encoding BsuPI-related putative proteinase inhibitor, with product MLDAALTTAAGNEGVDLVLTVANAGDDPVTLRFRTGQRVDFAAYRIGGKDGRDEADSDADPVWRYSTGRMFTQALGSETLEPGDSATYEARWRDPPPGRYRFVGEVIAEECDLTATGAAEVD from the coding sequence ATGCTCGATGCAGCGTTGACGACCGCCGCGGGCAACGAAGGGGTCGACCTCGTGCTTACCGTGGCGAACGCGGGCGACGATCCGGTTACGCTCCGGTTCCGAACCGGACAGCGCGTCGACTTCGCGGCCTACCGGATCGGCGGGAAGGACGGGAGAGACGAAGCAGATAGCGACGCCGACCCGGTCTGGCGGTACAGCACCGGCCGGATGTTCACGCAGGCACTCGGCAGTGAGACGCTGGAACCGGGTGATTCGGCCACTTACGAGGCGAGGTGGCGGGATCCGCCACCGGGTCGGTATCGATTCGTCGGCGAGGTGATCGCGGAGGAATGCGACCTGACCGCGACGGGGGCCGCCGAGGTCGACTGA